From the Flavobacterium galactosidilyticum genome, one window contains:
- a CDS encoding PAS domain S-box protein yields MNITLEKKIVTGFIINLLVVFAIAWIFILRTSKQRDESLDGLLNWIEISLLILSIILLTIVYIIIRTQLKAKNISQNLLLENKQLLQSIIDNTSSPIFIKKINGEYLLINKQFESLFKLSNDEIIGKTDHDFLPATTADTYRNSDIEVVKKLRELKSEETVQQADGLHTYIAVKFPIYDSEKRINAIGGIFTDITDRKRLEESSNAADKFFTLSLDMMIISSMEKFIKVNPAVSIILGYSEEELLSKNFLEFTYPDDIEITKKEVAKLKSGISSIRFENRYICKDRSLKWLVWSVFPDVKTGVLYAVASDITTKKEVEHALTISNTFFNISYDMFVVIKDLKFVKVNPAFNRILGYGQNEIINKNIIEFVHPEDSKIVEESFKKLHSNNSVVNYRVRERMKNGSYKWLEWTGTIDIQTGIINAVARDVSELIENEESLKISNMFFNMAFNIFTVAKDGHFIKINPAFTKTLGYTQEDMYGLKLMDLIHPEDTQKARDIRGQYHKGEAVINFRNRFLCKDGSYKWLEWNSNMDVENNTYYSVGRDVTELVQLESEQQEAITTLYENEEKLRLIVDNISEGIIVADTGKKIIMANDMANSIFGINEDDEISADLSNHFELYFPDERTVFPSQNLPLERALNGEVTEDIEVVLWSPAAKEKRRVLISGRPLVDQNNKVAAAVVTIKDISKYKQMEQELKESETKYRKLIGFRKGDNEVKP; encoded by the coding sequence ATGAATATTACTTTAGAGAAAAAAATTGTTACTGGATTTATTATTAACTTATTAGTCGTTTTTGCTATAGCATGGATTTTTATATTACGAACTAGTAAACAAAGAGACGAATCACTAGACGGTTTATTAAACTGGATAGAGATTTCATTACTAATACTTTCTATTATTTTATTAACCATCGTTTACATTATCATTCGTACACAACTTAAGGCAAAAAACATTTCCCAAAACTTACTGCTAGAAAACAAACAGTTGCTTCAATCAATAATTGACAATACCTCAAGCCCAATATTTATAAAAAAAATAAATGGCGAATATCTATTAATCAACAAGCAATTTGAATCTCTATTTAAGCTTTCAAACGACGAAATAATAGGTAAAACAGATCATGATTTTTTACCCGCTACAACCGCTGACACTTATCGTAACTCCGATATAGAAGTAGTTAAAAAATTAAGAGAACTTAAATCAGAAGAAACAGTACAGCAAGCTGACGGCTTACATACTTATATTGCAGTTAAGTTCCCTATTTACGATTCTGAAAAAAGGATCAATGCTATTGGTGGAATTTTCACAGATATAACCGACAGAAAAAGACTTGAGGAATCTAGCAATGCAGCAGATAAATTTTTTACCTTATCACTAGACATGATGATCATTTCATCAATGGAAAAATTCATAAAAGTTAATCCAGCGGTAAGTATTATTTTAGGGTACTCAGAGGAAGAACTATTAAGCAAAAATTTTCTAGAATTCACCTATCCTGATGACATCGAAATCACAAAAAAAGAAGTAGCTAAACTCAAATCGGGAATTTCCTCAATACGATTTGAAAACAGATATATTTGTAAAGATAGAAGCTTAAAATGGCTAGTTTGGTCTGTCTTCCCAGATGTAAAAACTGGAGTCCTATATGCAGTTGCAAGCGATATAACAACTAAAAAAGAAGTGGAGCATGCACTGACTATATCTAACACCTTTTTCAATATTTCGTACGATATGTTTGTGGTTATAAAAGACCTGAAATTTGTAAAAGTAAATCCAGCTTTTAATAGGATACTTGGTTATGGTCAAAACGAAATAATAAACAAAAACATTATAGAATTTGTACATCCTGAGGATTCCAAAATAGTTGAAGAGAGCTTTAAAAAACTACATAGTAACAACTCTGTTGTTAATTATAGAGTAAGAGAGCGCATGAAAAACGGCTCTTACAAATGGCTTGAATGGACTGGAACAATTGATATTCAAACCGGAATAATAAATGCAGTTGCTAGAGATGTTTCAGAATTGATTGAAAATGAAGAGTCTCTAAAAATATCGAACATGTTCTTCAATATGGCTTTTAATATTTTTACAGTGGCCAAAGACGGTCATTTTATCAAAATCAATCCAGCGTTTACCAAAACTCTTGGTTACACGCAAGAAGACATGTATGGTTTAAAATTAATGGACTTAATTCATCCTGAAGACACACAAAAAGCAAGAGATATTCGTGGACAATATCATAAAGGCGAAGCAGTTATAAATTTTAGAAACCGATTTTTGTGTAAAGACGGTTCTTACAAATGGTTAGAATGGAATAGCAACATGGACGTAGAAAACAACACTTATTACTCCGTTGGCAGAGATGTTACTGAGCTCGTTCAGCTAGAAAGCGAACAACAAGAGGCAATAACCACTTTGTATGAGAACGAAGAAAAATTGCGACTAATTGTTGACAATATAAGCGAGGGAATTATCGTTGCAGATACCGGTAAAAAAATTATCATGGCTAATGATATGGCAAACTCAATTTTCGGTATCAATGAAGATGACGAAATATCAGCTGACTTAAGCAATCATTTCGAATTGTATTTCCCTGATGAAAGAACTGTTTTCCCATCACAGAATTTACCATTAGAACGAGCGCTAAACGGAGAAGTGACGGAAGATATTGAAGTGGTGTTGTGGAGTCCCGCGGCTAAAGAAAAAAGGAGAGTTCTTATTAGTGGCAGACCATTAGTTGATCAAAACAATAAGGTTGCCGCTGCCGTTGTTACTATCAAGGACATCAGCAAATACAAACAAATGGAGCAAGAATTAAAAGAATCAGAAACCAAATACCGAAAATTAATTGGTTTTAGAAAAGGGGATAATGAAGTAAAACCTTAG
- a CDS encoding peptidylprolyl isomerase: MKKNILFAFLIIASFYSCKDDHSNLPDGLYAKIETNKGEIIVQLDFEKAPITVANFVTLAEGKNEFVTNENLKNKPFFDGLKFHRVIKDFMIQTGDPLGTGSGDTGYKFKDEFSDLKFDDGGVLAMANNGPATNSSQFFITHLATPWLDGKHTIFGHVVEKGMDIVNKIEQEDYITKITIIRNGEAVKKFNAAKLFHDYFSVESENQIKNAAIEAENKKVYDEKYKTVRDEKIAYFADLKAKSVKTPSGLQYAITKKSGGKKPASGSTLAIHYAGFLEDGELFDTSIESVAKTYGRYDENRAAQNGYQPIPFQAGKKDGMIPGFIEGLEKLSLGDKAVIFIPSRLGYGAAGAGGVIPPNANIIFEIELLDQ, from the coding sequence ATGAAAAAAAACATCCTATTCGCATTCCTTATAATTGCTTCCTTTTACTCTTGTAAAGACGATCATAGCAATCTTCCTGATGGTCTATATGCCAAAATTGAAACTAATAAAGGAGAAATAATTGTACAATTAGATTTTGAAAAAGCACCTATAACTGTAGCCAACTTTGTGACGCTTGCCGAAGGTAAAAATGAATTTGTAACGAATGAAAATTTAAAAAACAAACCTTTTTTTGATGGTTTAAAATTCCACAGAGTTATCAAGGACTTCATGATTCAAACTGGAGATCCACTAGGGACAGGTTCTGGAGATACTGGTTACAAATTTAAAGATGAATTTTCTGATTTAAAATTTGATGACGGTGGTGTTTTGGCTATGGCCAATAATGGACCTGCTACAAATAGTAGTCAATTTTTCATCACGCACCTTGCAACGCCTTGGCTAGATGGAAAACACACAATCTTTGGTCATGTGGTTGAAAAAGGAATGGATATAGTAAATAAAATTGAACAAGAAGATTATATCACTAAAATCACAATTATCAGAAATGGTGAAGCTGTTAAAAAATTTAACGCAGCAAAATTATTCCATGATTATTTTTCAGTAGAATCGGAAAACCAAATTAAAAATGCGGCTATTGAGGCTGAGAATAAAAAGGTTTATGATGAAAAATACAAAACAGTTCGTGATGAAAAAATCGCTTATTTTGCAGATTTAAAAGCAAAATCAGTAAAAACTCCTTCTGGTTTACAATATGCAATAACTAAAAAAAGTGGTGGTAAAAAACCAGCTAGTGGTTCTACTCTTGCTATTCATTACGCTGGTTTCTTAGAAGATGGAGAATTATTTGATACTAGTATCGAAAGTGTTGCTAAAACCTACGGACGATATGATGAAAACAGAGCGGCTCAAAATGGATACCAACCTATTCCTTTTCAAGCTGGTAAAAAAGATGGCATGATTCCCGGTTTCATTGAAGGATTAGAGAAACTATCACTTGGAGATAAAGCAGTGATTTTTATTCCATCGCGTTTAGGATATGGAGCGGCTGGTGCTGGAGGCGTAATACCACCCAATGCCAATATCATTTTCGAAATCGAATTATTAGATCAATAG
- the gldI gene encoding gliding motility-associated peptidyl-prolyl isomerase GldI yields the protein MKNAKLLTIIALLFIIASSCKQSQDARRPISQASGSFMKKSIIRNKKLVATEESLIKDLMKSNPSVKYIASTKGYWYSYNVQNKLDTLTPKKGDVAFFDYEIKDLKGNIIYSELELRPQIYYVDKQNIMMGLRDGIKLMHKNEEVNFLFPSNMAYGYHGDNKKIGVNEPLICRVTLRDFKSEAIYKKEVQIKLKPVPSAPATVVQEKLIEKKPNDTIK from the coding sequence ATGAAAAACGCAAAGCTACTCACAATTATAGCTCTTCTATTCATTATAGCGTCAAGCTGTAAGCAATCTCAAGATGCTAGAAGACCTATTTCACAAGCTTCGGGAAGCTTCATGAAAAAATCGATTATTCGAAATAAGAAACTGGTTGCTACGGAAGAAAGCTTAATTAAAGATCTAATGAAAAGCAATCCATCTGTAAAGTACATCGCTTCAACAAAAGGATATTGGTATTCCTATAATGTGCAAAATAAACTAGACACCCTGACTCCAAAAAAAGGAGATGTAGCGTTTTTTGATTATGAAATAAAAGATTTAAAAGGAAACATAATCTACTCTGAATTAGAACTTAGACCTCAGATTTATTATGTAGACAAGCAAAATATTATGATGGGATTAAGAGATGGCATCAAATTGATGCATAAAAATGAAGAAGTGAATTTTTTGTTTCCATCAAATATGGCCTATGGATATCATGGAGATAATAAAAAAATTGGAGTGAATGAACCACTAATATGCAGGGTCACTCTTCGTGATTTCAAATCAGAAGCTATTTATAAAAAAGAAGTTCAAATAAAATTAAAACCAGTTCCTAGCGCTCCCGCTACTGTTGTTCAAGAGAAACTAATTGAAAAAAAACCTAACGATACTATCAAATAA
- a CDS encoding beta-N-acetylglucosaminidase domain-containing protein, whose amino-acid sequence MNQKLYLLIALFAFITNSTTAQNNNAIFPSPQKINYSEGKTSSDTPYLLQGNFKLQPNSLVVLNELFNTKSANKALPIIITSLKSTDKNLNVSGAYTLKVTPQSIQISVSDHRGAFYALQTLKQLKKDNNFPLVDITDYPVVLSRGSVEGFYGNPWSHQDRISQFKFYGSLKLNTYIYGPKDDPYHSSPNWRKPYPEKDANQIKELVKEAKNNEIDFTWAIHPGLDIKWNKTDSLAILNKFELMYDLGVRSFAVFFDDISGEGTKAEKQAQLLNYLQSQFVEKKKDVLPLIMCPTEYNKSWSNPKPDTYLDILGDKLHPSIHVMWTGDRVIDDVSASDLDWINKRIKRKAYIWWNFPVSDYVRDHLLMGAAYGLDTTIKNDLSGFVSNPMERAEASKVALFSVALYSWNLISYEPMSAWHEAAKYVMPEATAAFQLFNEHNSDLGPNGHGYRRVESVIIKPTIDSFLAAYKNGNYSTELASKIKTEFENIIPVSEEIRSKSQNKNLITEIEPWLIQFNLLGKVGVETMSFLEARQAGNKALAWDSYLKMEALLENIQLVDKKYNQNPYQPGVKTGSLVLMPFVKTIFDQAQNYFIPTTGKIEKNSTTALVSNTEKLKNQPLQLNNTSIAISPILEVINLNPQEYLGIHIDKSLKAKEFYFNLESNTLLENSTFETSIDGISWDVLKVEQKKGKGNTKALADDIKYIRFKNNATTIKSFFLKEFKIMVEAENKNTDQAIYFQDYSIATYLELKDKESANIAITLNKQTKTVSVLVNNSNKAFEIFQINKRGKKTPLYKGAENFIVIPAKQLKKATNLEVNTNGNKDFKIYEVIQN is encoded by the coding sequence ATGAACCAAAAGCTTTACCTATTAATTGCATTATTCGCATTTATCACTAATTCTACAACGGCACAAAACAACAATGCCATCTTCCCTAGTCCACAAAAAATAAACTACAGTGAAGGAAAAACTAGTTCTGATACACCTTATTTATTGCAAGGTAATTTCAAACTCCAACCAAATAGTTTAGTCGTTTTGAACGAGCTATTCAATACCAAAAGTGCCAACAAAGCATTGCCAATAATCATAACTTCATTAAAAAGTACAGATAAAAACCTAAATGTTTCTGGAGCTTATACCTTAAAAGTAACGCCACAATCAATACAAATTAGCGTTTCAGATCATAGAGGCGCTTTTTATGCACTTCAAACATTAAAACAATTAAAAAAAGACAACAATTTCCCTTTAGTTGACATCACTGACTATCCAGTTGTTTTATCTCGTGGTTCTGTTGAAGGTTTTTACGGAAACCCATGGAGCCATCAAGATCGGATTTCACAATTCAAATTTTACGGTAGTTTAAAACTAAACACATATATATATGGTCCAAAAGATGATCCTTACCATTCATCACCAAATTGGAGAAAGCCATATCCGGAAAAAGATGCAAATCAAATTAAGGAACTAGTAAAAGAAGCAAAAAATAATGAAATAGATTTTACTTGGGCAATTCATCCTGGTTTAGATATAAAATGGAATAAGACAGATAGTTTAGCCATTTTAAACAAATTTGAATTAATGTACGATCTAGGAGTACGTTCGTTCGCAGTTTTCTTTGATGATATTTCCGGTGAAGGTACAAAAGCTGAAAAACAAGCGCAACTATTAAATTATTTACAAAGTCAATTCGTTGAAAAGAAAAAAGATGTTTTGCCTTTGATTATGTGCCCTACAGAATACAATAAATCATGGTCTAACCCAAAACCCGATACGTATTTAGATATTTTAGGTGATAAATTACATCCTTCTATTCACGTAATGTGGACCGGAGATAGAGTAATTGATGATGTAAGCGCCTCTGATCTTGACTGGATCAACAAGCGAATCAAACGTAAAGCGTACATCTGGTGGAACTTTCCGGTGAGTGATTACGTGCGCGATCACTTATTGATGGGTGCCGCTTATGGATTAGACACAACTATAAAAAATGATTTATCTGGATTTGTTTCAAACCCAATGGAACGCGCTGAAGCTTCTAAAGTAGCTTTGTTTAGCGTTGCATTATACTCTTGGAATCTTATAAGTTATGAACCAATGTCTGCTTGGCATGAGGCTGCAAAATATGTTATGCCCGAAGCGACTGCGGCATTCCAATTATTCAACGAGCATAATAGCGACTTAGGTCCAAACGGACATGGATACAGAAGAGTAGAATCAGTAATTATAAAACCAACAATTGATTCCTTTTTGGCAGCTTATAAAAACGGAAATTATTCAACGGAATTAGCTTCAAAAATCAAAACAGAATTTGAAAATATCATTCCAGTTTCTGAAGAAATACGCAGCAAATCTCAAAATAAAAACTTAATAACTGAGATTGAGCCTTGGCTAATTCAATTTAACTTATTAGGAAAGGTAGGTGTCGAAACAATGTCGTTTCTTGAAGCAAGACAAGCAGGAAATAAAGCATTGGCTTGGGACAGCTATTTAAAAATGGAAGCACTTTTAGAAAACATTCAATTAGTAGATAAAAAGTATAACCAAAACCCTTACCAACCAGGTGTCAAAACAGGATCTTTAGTTTTGATGCCTTTTGTCAAAACTATTTTTGATCAGGCACAGAATTATTTCATACCTACTACTGGAAAAATCGAAAAAAACAGCACTACGGCCTTAGTTAGCAATACTGAAAAATTAAAAAATCAGCCTTTACAATTAAATAATACAAGCATCGCAATATCGCCTATTTTAGAGGTTATTAACTTGAATCCGCAAGAATATTTAGGAATTCACATCGATAAAAGCTTAAAGGCAAAAGAATTCTATTTCAATTTAGAATCAAATACTTTGCTTGAAAATAGCACTTTTGAAACTTCAATAGACGGAATTAGTTGGGACGTTTTAAAAGTGGAACAGAAAAAAGGAAAAGGAAACACTAAAGCTTTAGCTGATGACATAAAATACATCCGTTTCAAAAATAATGCTACTACGATTAAGAGTTTTTTCTTAAAAGAATTTAAAATAATGGTGGAGGCAGAAAATAAAAACACCGATCAAGCTATTTATTTTCAGGATTATTCGATTGCAACGTACTTAGAGCTGAAGGATAAGGAAAGTGCAAATATAGCTATCACTTTAAACAAGCAAACTAAAACGGTAAGTGTACTCGTAAATAATAGCAATAAAGCTTTTGAAATTTTCCAAATCAACAAACGTGGTAAGAAAACACCATTGTATAAAGGTGCAGAAAACTTTATTGTAATTCCAGCTAAACAATTAAAAAAAGCGACGAATTTAGAAGTAAACACAAATGGCAATAAAGATTTTAAAATCTATGAAGTAATACAAAACTAA
- a CDS encoding DHH family phosphoesterase, with protein sequence MKIQDIQEVQLLLSTPKKIAIIPHRGPDGDAMGSTLALYHFLLKNNHEAVVVSPNEFPDFLAWMPGSETVKIFEKDKQNCTKILDEAELIFTLDFNALHRTGEMEHVLAKLKAPFIMIDHHQKPDDYATVTYSDTTFGSTCEMIYNFVSFLGKKDQIDKTVGTCIYTGILTDSGSFRFPKTTGNTHRIVAELIDLGVENTEIPTLLFDNSGFERLQLLGRALQNMKVIAEHKTAYTTLTQDELNSFNYVKGDTEGIVNYGLQIKGINFAAIFIENKDEKIIKISFRSQGDFDVNQFARDHFNGGGHRNAAGGKSEETMEETIKKFENLVTKISI encoded by the coding sequence ATGAAAATACAAGACATTCAAGAAGTTCAGTTGTTATTATCAACTCCTAAAAAGATTGCCATAATCCCACACCGAGGTCCTGATGGAGACGCTATGGGCTCAACATTAGCATTATATCATTTTTTATTAAAAAACAATCACGAAGCAGTTGTCGTTTCCCCAAATGAATTTCCCGACTTTCTAGCTTGGATGCCGGGATCAGAAACCGTTAAAATATTCGAAAAAGACAAGCAGAACTGTACTAAAATTCTTGACGAAGCTGAACTTATTTTCACATTAGATTTTAATGCTTTGCATCGTACGGGTGAAATGGAACATGTTTTAGCTAAGCTAAAAGCGCCATTTATCATGATTGATCATCATCAAAAACCTGATGATTACGCTACCGTAACCTACTCGGATACCACTTTTGGTTCTACTTGCGAAATGATTTATAACTTCGTCTCTTTCCTTGGAAAAAAAGATCAAATTGATAAAACAGTTGGTACTTGTATATATACAGGAATTTTAACCGACTCTGGTTCTTTTAGATTCCCAAAGACAACTGGAAATACGCATAGAATTGTTGCCGAATTAATTGACTTAGGTGTCGAAAACACCGAGATTCCGACCTTGCTTTTTGACAACAGTGGTTTCGAACGCTTACAACTTTTAGGCAGAGCATTGCAAAATATGAAAGTAATTGCAGAGCATAAAACCGCTTACACCACATTGACTCAAGACGAATTAAATTCTTTTAATTATGTAAAAGGAGATACGGAAGGAATTGTAAATTACGGTTTACAGATAAAAGGGATTAATTTTGCTGCCATTTTCATCGAAAATAAAGATGAGAAAATCATTAAGATTTCTTTCCGTTCCCAAGGTGATTTTGATGTAAATCAATTTGCAAGAGATCATTTTAATGGTGGAGGACATCGCAATGCGGCTGGAGGAAAATCAGAAGAAACGATGGAAGAAACGATTAAAAAATTCGAAAATTTAGTTACGAAAATTAGCATCTAA
- a CDS encoding voltage-gated chloride channel family protein, which produces MNLVITKENIPAALKWILICALTGVFSGTASAFFLVSLEWATNYRESNNWIIWLLPIGGLVIGLSYHYWGKSVVKGNNLLLEEYENPQNIIPLKMAPLVLFGTLITHLFGGSAGREGTAVQMGGAISAQFTRFFKLDNSDRKTIVILGISAGFASIFGTPLAGALFALELVYFSKISFRSIPLSFLTAYIAYYTVEIWNVKHTHYSIPLVPEMSLTILLWIFIVSILFGLAAMLFSRSTHLWGTLFSKTIVYPPLRPFVGGIILATAFFFIGTEKYAGLGVPVIVDAFSTSAAPYDFLMKILFTGFTLGAGFKGGEVTPLFFVGATLGSALSIVVPLPIALLAGMGFVAVFSGATHTPIACTVMGMELFGLESGMFIGLTCIIAYFFSGSVGIYKDQIVKGAKYHLYEKFKRKGTDLL; this is translated from the coding sequence ATGAATCTAGTAATTACTAAAGAAAACATACCTGCCGCGCTGAAATGGATTTTAATTTGTGCACTGACAGGTGTTTTTTCTGGAACAGCTTCTGCATTTTTTTTAGTATCGCTTGAATGGGCAACAAATTATAGAGAAAGTAACAATTGGATAATTTGGCTATTGCCAATAGGTGGTCTGGTGATAGGATTGAGCTATCATTATTGGGGAAAATCAGTAGTAAAAGGCAATAACTTATTACTGGAAGAATACGAAAATCCTCAAAATATAATCCCATTAAAAATGGCTCCTTTAGTGCTATTTGGCACGCTAATCACTCATCTTTTTGGAGGTTCGGCTGGGCGCGAAGGAACAGCTGTACAAATGGGAGGTGCAATTTCTGCACAGTTTACACGATTTTTTAAGCTCGATAATTCTGATAGAAAAACAATTGTGATTCTAGGCATTAGTGCAGGTTTTGCTTCTATTTTTGGAACACCATTAGCAGGAGCTTTATTCGCTTTAGAGCTAGTTTATTTTAGTAAAATCAGTTTCAGAAGTATTCCTTTATCTTTCTTAACCGCATACATCGCTTATTATACGGTCGAGATTTGGAACGTGAAACATACCCATTATAGCATACCATTAGTTCCAGAAATGAGTTTAACTATTTTACTTTGGATATTCATAGTAAGTATATTATTTGGTTTAGCAGCCATGTTGTTTTCAAGAAGTACACACTTATGGGGTACTTTATTTTCTAAAACTATAGTCTATCCTCCACTCCGACCGTTTGTTGGAGGAATTATTTTGGCAACAGCCTTCTTTTTTATTGGGACAGAAAAGTACGCAGGCTTAGGAGTTCCCGTAATCGTTGATGCTTTCTCAACCTCTGCTGCTCCTTATGATTTTTTGATGAAAATCTTATTTACAGGTTTTACATTAGGAGCAGGTTTCAAAGGTGGTGAAGTAACTCCTTTATTTTTCGTGGGTGCAACTTTAGGCAGCGCGCTATCAATTGTAGTTCCATTACCAATAGCGCTGCTAGCAGGAATGGGATTTGTTGCGGTTTTCTCCGGTGCAACCCACACACCTATAGCTTGCACAGTCATGGGAATGGAACTTTTCGGCCTGGAAAGTGGGATGTTTATTGGGTTAACTTGCATTATTGCTTATTTCTTTTCTGGCTCCGTAGGTATATATAAAGATCAAATTGTAAAAGGAGCAAAATATCATTTGTACGAAAAATTTAAACGAAAAGGAACTGACCTTTTATAA
- a CDS encoding peptidylprolyl isomerase: MKFKILFLLFLGMASVHSQTIKKSTTAKKPTTTVKAAIKKPVKPAVKAPVVIEGIFATISTNKGDITIQLEYKKAPVTVANFIALAEGTNTFVTDEKLKAKPFYDGLKFHRVIKDFMIQGGDPSGTGSSGPGYSFKDEFTDLKHNKAGILSMANSGPATNGSQFFITHKETPWLDGKHTVFGHVTEGMNVVKSIGQNDVITKITIIRKGPLAQKFDAPKVFADYFNNRSEDQKKQDLLAAENRKKQEQIMAEHRAKQEALKAEAKKVYLEKYGPAVNAKAAYFATSKATSTTTPSGLAYKIVKQGNGVKPINGSTIFFHYAGYFEDGNLFDSSYEDVSKEFGKYDANRAAQNGYQAFPFEAGKKTGMIPGFIEALSLMSYGDKVVAFLPANLAYGQNGAGDVIPPNSTLVFELEMFEKQPNAKQ; encoded by the coding sequence ATGAAATTTAAGATTCTATTTTTATTGTTTCTAGGAATGGCAAGTGTACATTCTCAAACTATCAAGAAATCTACTACTGCTAAAAAACCCACTACTACCGTTAAAGCAGCCATAAAGAAACCTGTAAAACCAGCTGTAAAAGCTCCCGTTGTAATCGAAGGAATTTTTGCAACCATCTCTACAAATAAAGGAGATATTACCATACAATTAGAGTATAAAAAAGCACCAGTTACTGTAGCTAACTTTATCGCTCTAGCGGAAGGTACTAACACATTTGTAACTGACGAGAAATTAAAAGCGAAACCATTTTATGATGGTTTAAAATTTCACCGTGTGATTAAAGATTTCATGATTCAAGGAGGAGACCCATCTGGAACTGGATCTAGCGGACCTGGATATTCATTTAAAGATGAATTTACAGATTTGAAGCACAACAAAGCTGGAATTCTATCCATGGCTAATTCAGGACCAGCAACTAATGGAAGTCAATTTTTCATTACCCATAAAGAAACGCCTTGGTTAGACGGGAAACACACTGTTTTTGGTCACGTAACAGAGGGAATGAATGTGGTCAAATCTATTGGTCAAAACGATGTAATTACAAAGATTACCATTATTAGAAAAGGTCCTTTAGCTCAAAAATTTGACGCTCCAAAAGTGTTTGCTGATTATTTCAATAATAGATCAGAGGATCAAAAGAAACAGGACCTCCTTGCTGCCGAGAACCGAAAAAAGCAAGAGCAAATAATGGCAGAGCATAGAGCAAAACAAGAGGCTCTAAAAGCAGAAGCTAAGAAAGTCTATCTTGAAAAATATGGCCCTGCAGTAAATGCAAAAGCAGCTTATTTTGCAACTTCAAAAGCAACTTCAACCACTACTCCATCTGGTTTAGCATACAAAATTGTTAAGCAAGGAAATGGCGTAAAACCTATTAACGGATCCACTATCTTTTTTCACTATGCAGGTTATTTTGAAGATGGGAATTTATTTGACAGCAGTTATGAAGACGTTTCTAAAGAATTTGGGAAATATGACGCTAATAGAGCTGCGCAAAACGGTTACCAAGCTTTTCCTTTTGAAGCAGGTAAAAAAACCGGAATGATTCCTGGATTTATCGAAGCACTTTCTTTAATGTCTTATGGAGACAAAGTTGTAGCATTTCTTCCGGCTAATTTAGCGTACGGTCAAAATGGTGCAGGTGATGTTATCCCTCCTAATTCAACCCTAGTTTTCGAATTGGAAATGTTTGAAAAACAACCCAACGCAAAACAATAA